A single genomic interval of Helianthus annuus cultivar XRQ/B chromosome 13, HanXRQr2.0-SUNRISE, whole genome shotgun sequence harbors:
- the LOC110900971 gene encoding LOW QUALITY PROTEIN: uncharacterized protein LOC110900971 (The sequence of the model RefSeq protein was modified relative to this genomic sequence to represent the inferred CDS: deleted 1 base in 1 codon): ILDPVSIALDSGISGGALICASIHVGEIKPGGLRGNHRHYTCNETFLIWGARTVFRVENDGVEKGYAQVTLEADDVAVAVSPKGMAHALVNVDSSRTTYIVGCQDRVISYNSSNSDYLRTILNEFQARIELTSI, translated from the exons ATCCTAGACCCTGTGTCAATAGCATTAGATTCAGGAATATCAGGTGGTGCTTTAATTTGTGCATCTATTCATGTGGGTGAGATTAAACCGGGTGGGTTG AGGGGGAATCATAGGCATTATACTTGTAATGAGACTTTCTTGATTTGGGGGGCTAGAACTGTTTTTAGAGTGGAGAATGATGGGGTTGAAAAAGGGTATGCTCAAGTGACACTTGAGGCTGATGATGTTGCGGTTGCGGTTAGCCCGAAGGGTATGGCTCATGCTTTGGTTAATGTTGATTCGAGTAGGACTACGTACATTGTTGGGTGCCAGGATAGAGTGATTAGTTATAATAGCTCGAATTCGGATTATTTGAGAACAATTTTAAATGAGTTCCAAGCTCGGATAGAGCTCACTTCAATATAG